From a single Methanofollis sp. W23 genomic region:
- a CDS encoding aspartate ammonia-lyase: protein MQEPAGNTGAPTRRERDALGMRAVPAEVYWGVQTLRAVENFQVSGVREPAALVRAYLVLKKAAAYANMALGEIDAELGWAIVKAADEGLEGRFDDQFVVDVFQAGAGTSFHMNVNEVLANRALELLGREKGDYDYLSPNDHVGRCQSTHDTFPTASHLAIITEADRLLAVLDSLARAFSRKGEEFADVQKSGRTHLTDALPLTLGAEFVAYATALRRAAWRVKERREDLREVAIGGTANGTGANAHPEFRETVLADLNRFTGLGLIPATDSFEALQSRAAMAAFSGALRELALELIRIANDLRLLGSGPTSGLAEITFPAVQSGSSTMNGKVNPVMAECLDMVGFQVVGNDTAVALAAQAGQVDLNVMTPVMTANILASLSLLTSFLPLFEEKCVAGIGANRGQARALLMKNPALASLLSPQIGHLRAANLAGEARRRGVAVPALAVEKGYLTEKEAAELFDMERMARGLYARYPWTHQEREDEG from the coding sequence GTGCAGGAACCGGCAGGGAATACAGGGGCACCCACCCGCCGTGAGCGCGACGCCCTCGGCATGCGTGCGGTGCCCGCAGAGGTCTACTGGGGAGTCCAGACCCTGCGGGCAGTCGAGAATTTCCAGGTGAGCGGTGTGCGGGAACCTGCGGCACTGGTGAGGGCGTATCTCGTGCTCAAGAAGGCGGCGGCCTATGCGAATATGGCCCTCGGCGAGATCGACGCGGAACTGGGGTGGGCGATCGTCAAAGCCGCGGACGAGGGGCTTGAAGGGCGCTTCGACGACCAGTTTGTGGTGGACGTCTTCCAGGCCGGGGCGGGGACGTCTTTTCACATGAATGTCAACGAGGTGCTGGCAAACCGCGCCCTCGAACTCCTTGGACGCGAGAAGGGCGACTACGATTACCTCTCCCCGAACGACCATGTCGGCAGGTGCCAGTCGACCCACGACACCTTCCCGACGGCCTCGCATCTTGCGATCATCACCGAGGCCGACCGTCTCCTTGCGGTCCTGGACTCCCTGGCAAGGGCCTTCTCCAGGAAAGGGGAGGAGTTCGCAGACGTCCAGAAGAGTGGGCGGACTCACCTCACCGACGCCCTGCCCCTCACCCTCGGCGCCGAGTTCGTGGCTTATGCCACGGCGCTCCGCCGGGCGGCATGGCGGGTGAAGGAGCGGCGGGAAGACCTCAGGGAGGTGGCCATCGGCGGGACCGCGAACGGGACCGGGGCCAACGCCCACCCTGAGTTCCGCGAGACCGTCCTCGCCGACCTCAACAGGTTCACCGGCCTTGGGCTCATTCCTGCCACCGATTCCTTCGAGGCCCTCCAGAGCAGGGCGGCGATGGCGGCCTTCTCCGGGGCGCTGCGCGAACTTGCCCTTGAACTGATCAGGATCGCCAACGACCTCAGGCTCCTTGGTTCGGGGCCGACGAGCGGTCTGGCCGAGATCACCTTCCCGGCCGTCCAGTCGGGTTCCTCGACGATGAACGGGAAGGTGAACCCGGTGATGGCCGAGTGCCTTGACATGGTCGGGTTCCAGGTGGTGGGCAACGACACTGCCGTCGCCCTCGCCGCCCAGGCCGGGCAGGTCGACCTGAACGTGATGACCCCGGTGATGACCGCCAACATCCTCGCCTCTCTCTCGCTCCTCACCTCCTTCCTCCCGCTCTTCGAGGAGAAGTGCGTCGCCGGGATAGGAGCGAACCGCGGCCAGGCCCGCGCCTTGTTGATGAAGAACCCGGCGCTCGCCTCCCTCCTCTCGCCGCAGATCGGTCATCTCAGGGCGGCCAACCTTGCCGGGGAGGCGAGGCGCCGGGGAGTGGCGGTCCCGGCCCTGGCGGTGGAGAAGGGGTATCTCACCGAGAAGGAGGCGGCCGAACTTTTTGATATGGAGAGGATGGCGCGGGGACTGTATGCCAGGTATCCGTGGACGCACCAGGAGAGGGAGGACGAGGGATGA
- a CDS encoding NADP-dependent malic enzyme, with protein sequence MGRDIYAESLALHERHHGKIGIRGKVAVRTAHDLGLTYTPGVAGVSRQVAADPDLAYRYTLKANTVAIVSDGSAVLGLGDIGGYGAIPVMEGKALLFKEFAGIDAFPICFADKGQDLVGQIRNIAPVFGGINLEDIAAPRCFAIEEALQDLGIPVMHDDQHGTGVVVLAALVNACRVLGKDFADLTIVVSGGGAAGYGVARLLTCLGMDRHLCTPVWDIIVCDSKGTLHRGRQDLLTVPHKYILAHETNRHDLDGTLADALVGADVFIGVSAPGIVTAEMVGSMHDDPVVLALANPVPEIMPDEASAAGAAVVGTGRSDFPNQVNNVLAFPGIFRGALDAAASRITDEMKLAAAAALAATVDDPRPDHILPDVLDRRVTGAVAAAVHEAAVQGGCARRHPEEVDSSAGTGREYRGTHPP encoded by the coding sequence ATGGGGCGGGACATCTACGCCGAATCGCTGGCCCTCCATGAACGCCACCATGGAAAGATCGGGATCAGAGGGAAGGTGGCGGTCAGGACGGCCCACGACCTGGGCCTCACCTACACGCCTGGCGTCGCCGGGGTGAGCCGCCAGGTCGCCGCCGACCCAGACCTCGCCTACCGCTACACCCTCAAGGCCAACACCGTGGCGATCGTCTCGGACGGCTCGGCGGTCCTCGGGCTCGGGGACATCGGGGGCTACGGGGCTATCCCGGTGATGGAAGGCAAGGCCCTGCTCTTCAAGGAGTTTGCCGGGATCGACGCCTTTCCGATCTGTTTTGCCGACAAAGGCCAGGACCTCGTCGGGCAGATCAGGAACATCGCCCCGGTCTTTGGCGGGATCAACCTGGAGGACATCGCGGCGCCGCGGTGTTTTGCGATCGAAGAGGCCCTCCAGGACCTCGGGATCCCGGTGATGCACGACGATCAGCACGGGACCGGGGTGGTGGTCCTTGCGGCCCTCGTCAATGCCTGCCGCGTCCTCGGGAAGGACTTTGCCGACCTGACGATCGTGGTGAGCGGGGGCGGGGCGGCCGGATACGGCGTCGCCCGTCTCCTCACCTGCCTGGGGATGGACCGCCACCTCTGCACCCCGGTCTGGGACATCATCGTCTGCGACAGCAAGGGGACGCTCCACCGCGGGCGGCAAGACCTCCTCACGGTCCCGCACAAGTACATCCTCGCCCACGAGACTAACCGGCATGACCTCGACGGCACCCTCGCCGATGCGCTGGTCGGCGCCGATGTCTTCATCGGGGTCTCGGCCCCGGGGATCGTGACCGCCGAGATGGTCGGGTCGATGCACGACGACCCGGTGGTCCTGGCCCTGGCCAACCCGGTCCCTGAGATCATGCCTGACGAGGCGTCGGCCGCGGGGGCGGCGGTCGTCGGGACCGGGCGGAGCGACTTCCCAAACCAGGTCAACAATGTCCTTGCCTTCCCAGGGATCTTCAGGGGCGCCCTCGACGCCGCGGCGTCCAGGATCACCGACGAGATGAAACTGGCGGCCGCCGCGGCGCTTGCCGCCACCGTCGATGATCCGCGCCCTGACCACATACTCCCCGACGTCCTCGACCGCCGGGTCACCGGGGCCGTCGCCGCCGCCGTGCACGAGGCGGCGGTGCAGGGTGGGTGCGCCAGGCGCCACCCAGAGGAGGTGGACTCGAGTGCAGGAACCGGCAGGGAATACAGGGGCACCCACCCGCCGTGA
- a CDS encoding bifunctional precorrin-2 dehydrogenase/sirohydrochlorin ferrochelatase, which produces MMVPLIIDLAGRHVVIFGGGTVGLRKARYFCREAEVTVVSRSFLPEFSGLDLQCLEADLSVMDDPALAALVGGAFLVVAATSDREMNDRVGRAAREAGAHFNNAKGERGDTLIPSVVRGEEYLLAVSTGGASPAVPRFLREHLQATYPHLDTMIRVEARVRAALKQTVPDQAARAAVLRAVLRDPEAWAWLADGEDRAYERIKERYL; this is translated from the coding sequence ATGATGGTCCCGCTCATCATCGACCTCGCCGGCCGGCATGTCGTCATCTTCGGGGGCGGGACGGTGGGCCTGCGGAAAGCACGCTATTTCTGCCGCGAAGCAGAGGTCACCGTCGTCAGCAGATCCTTTCTCCCGGAGTTCTCAGGGCTTGATCTCCAATGTCTTGAGGCCGACCTCTCTGTCATGGACGATCCCGCCCTCGCCGCCCTGGTCGGGGGGGCGTTCCTCGTCGTCGCCGCCACCTCAGACAGGGAGATGAACGACCGGGTGGGACGGGCGGCGCGTGAGGCCGGTGCCCATTTCAATAACGCGAAAGGAGAGAGAGGGGACACGCTCATCCCCTCGGTGGTCAGGGGAGAAGAATATCTCCTTGCGGTCAGCACCGGCGGCGCAAGCCCGGCCGTCCCCAGGTTCCTGCGCGAGCACCTCCAGGCCACATACCCGCACCTCGACACGATGATCAGGGTCGAGGCCAGGGTGCGGGCGGCCCTCAAACAGACCGTCCCTGACCAGGCGGCACGTGCGGCAGTGCTCAGGGCCGTCCTCCGCGACCCCGAGGCATGGGCATGGCTTGCCGACGGCGAGGACCGGGCATATGAGCGGATTAAGGAGCGGTATCTGTGA